AGGGGATAACACCGACGCCACTTGCCTTGCAGTAGGGAATCATCtcacgctcctcctccCGGTACAGAAGATTGTAGAAGTTCTGCATCGAGATGAACTTGTGCCAGCCGTGCTTTTCAGCCACGttctgcaggcgctggaaCTCCCAGGCGCTCATCGAGCTCGCACCAATGTAGCGCACCCAGCCCTTTTCGATCACGTCGTTCAGTGCTTTCATGATCTCCTCGCTGGGGGTCTCACGGTCCAGACGGTGGATCTGGAGCACGTCAATGTAGGTGCCGAGACGCTTGACActcgcctcgacggcgtcaAAGATGTGTTTACGCGAGAGACCCATGCGGTTGACGTACGCTCCATCGTTCTTCTCCATCAGCACGGCATCTTCACTGTCCTCGTTCACAGCGAAGAAGCACTTGGTAAGAAGAACGACGCGGTTGCGGGGGATGTTGTACTTCTTGAGCGCCTTGCCAACAATCTCTTCCGACTTGCCGTTGCTGTACGCATCAGCAGTGTCCCAAGTGTTGAGGCCCATCTTGTAGGCATGCTCAAAGATAGGGAGGGACTCGTCTTCGTTCATCACCCAGTCCTGCCACTTGTCTGACCCAAAGGTCATGCAGCCGAGGATGACGCGGGAGATCTTCAGACCAGAGTTGCCGAGGTTGGTGTATTCCATGTTGAGTGGATGGGTTTGAAACGGACATTTCCTATCATCTTTTATACATTTGACTCAAAACGGGCGGGATCTTTGTCGCGCCTTCGAAAGGCATCCCGAGGGGGTTGCACAGACCATCCACGGACTTTTCTTCGGCCGACATGAGACCAGTTCCACGGAGCCCGCACCGAGAGCCTGGACAACGCACCAAAATCCGCCTCGACAGCGTCTCCTCAGGCTTGGTTCGGCCGAGCCTCCACGGAGTTCGCACCGAGAGCCTGGACTACGCACCAAAATTCACCTCGACAGCGTCTCAGGCTTGGTTCGGCCGAGCCTCCACAGAGTTCGCACCGAGAGCCTGGACTACGCACCAAAATTCACCTCGACAGCGTCTCAGGCTTGGTTCGGCCGAGCCTCCACGGAGTGACATGCGGTCCGTGCGGGAAGTCTTCGGGAATCGTCCAAGATAAATTGCTTGGAAAGCCTACTCGTAGAGCTCCTACTTAGAGGCCGACACCGACAACGGGCTTGGGCTGATAAGGCTCCTCTAGGTACTtgacctcgtcgtcggtcAGCTTCACCTTGAGCGCCTCTACAGCCTGGTCTATGCGCTCCGGCTTGCTCAGGCCCAGAAGCGGGTTCGCACCCTTGCTCAGCAGCCACGCAATCGAGATCTGCGCCATAGCCACGTTCTTCTTCTTTGCGAGCTCTTCCACGCGGTTTACCACTTCATGGTCAGCAGAAGTCGAGGTCCTGCGCATGATCGACTTCATGAAATCATCCTTTTGAGCGCGCTCCGTAGAGTGGTCGTCCCAAGGGCGAGTAAGAATGCCAGCGGCAACGGCATACCAAGGGATAATACCGACACCGGTCGCCTTGCAGTATGGGATcatctcgcgctcctcctcgcggTAAATCAGGTTGTACAAGTTCTGCATCGAAATAAACTTGTGCCAACCGTGCTTTTCAGCCACGttctgcaggcgctggaaCTCCCAAGCCAGCATCGAGCTTGCGCCAATGTAGCGCACCCAGCCCTTTTCGATCACGTCGTTCAGCGCCTTCATGATCTCTTCGCTGGGGGTCTCACGGTCCAGACGGTGGATCTGGAGCACGTCAATGTAGGTGCCGAGACGCTTGACACTCGCCTCGACAGCATCAAAGATATGCTTGCGCGACAGACCCGAAAGGTTAACAAGAGGACCGTCGTTCTTCTGGCCGAAGAGTGGCTCGTCGCCATCCTCGTTCACAGGGAAGAAACACTTGCTCAGGAGCACGACACGGTTACGGGGAATGTTGTACTTCTtgagcgccttgccgaCAATCTCTTCCGACTTGCCGTTGCTGTACACATCGGCAGTGTCCCAGGTGTTGATGCCCATCTTGTACGCATGCTCGAAAATAGGGAGCGACTCTTCTTCGTCCAAGATCCAGTCCACCCACTGCTTGGAGCCAAAGGTCATGCAGCCCAGAATGACACGAGAGACCTTCAAGCCAGAGTTTCCGAGGTTGGCGTACTCCATGATGTCGAAACGTTGAGTGGCGAGgggcgcggggcgcgcaCAAACCACTGGCGAGGCCCTCGGCCGAGGAAGATGTCCCTCCGCGTGTGAGCAGGTCCCcaaagcgcagcgcggcggagcACTCTCTGGAGTCGCGTACTGACGGCCGAGTAGGGCCCCATAAAAGTGCTTCCCTGTGCTGCGGATGACTTAGTGAAGGAGCTGGGGCCTAGCATCCATCCAAGTCGGAAGGAATCAACTCGCACGGACCACACTGGAGGTCGAAAGACGCGTCTCTGCGCAAGGCGTGGAGCAGCTATGCACGAGTTGTATGGATCGGATAGTATGTGCCATCCATCTATGACAAGTGTAGTCCAATGCAAAAGGTAATCTCGAAAATCTACAAGTGACCACGCAATCGACTCTTGTGCTGGAAAAGGCTCGTCTCACCGCCCATCATAGATCGTCAATGTTATTGCACCATGGTGATAATCTATGGTTAAAATAGGCGTAGTAGGATCGAGATCGATCAGTACAGTTTAAccgccggccgtgcgaGCGCAATTTACGACGCACATTCACCCCACGTTCTGATTCGCGCATGAGGGGCGACACTAATGACCGCAATATCGATCCGTCGTCCGCACTGACGGGTTTAGCGAAAGCACGTCATCGGCCTTGGAGCGCTGGACTGGGTCTTGTACCCAGCTGACCCTATCTAGCCTTGAGCGCAGTGGCGGTGAGACTCCGTGCGCGCATTTTGGCCTTTGGACGCACCAAGTCTAGTAAAGCCGCACACATATGTGGAGGGATGGTGCAATAGGGGCAGCCATTCGCCTCGCAATTGCGTGCTTGCGCTGATATTTTTGTGGAGGATGTACTTGTTCGATGGTGTTATCGCGCGTTCGCAATTTTGTCATTGCTGTCCGTCGCACGCAAGCGGTTGGGACGGGTCGTGTGTAGAGGGGATCCGGGGATGAGTGTATACCTATAAAACAAGGGGTAGAATGTAGGTAGTACCGACATCACAACACAATGGCACCTGCAGCAGAAGTTCTTCCTAGCTTTGAGGCGACCCCCGCCCCTACCAAGGGTGCCAAGGTGGCTGCCCCTACCGCCCCCCAGTCTGACTCCTCCATTGGCCCTCGTGCCCCACTCCAGGTGTCGGGCCTCCTCGACTCGCTCTACGAGTTTGACGAGCTCACGCCTGGTCTCGGCCGCACCTACCCCACTCTCCAGCTCAGCGATCTGGTGCACCACGAGAAGGCAGATGAGCTCATTCGCGACCTCGCCATCATCATCTCGCGCCGTGGTGTGGTCTTCTTCAAGAACCAGGACCTCTCTCCTGAAGACCAGAAGTTTGTCACGGACCGTCTGGGCCACCTGACTGGCAAGCCTGCTAGCTCGGGCCTTCACATCCACCCTGTCTAcaacgccgagcgcgagggcAAGGATCAGATTGTCGACGAGAAGGGCACTAGCAACAAGGACAATGAGATCAGTGTCATCTCGAGCAACCTGCACCGCCAGCTGGATGTCGGTCCTCGCTCGGGTGCTGACGAGTGGCACAGTGACATTGCCTTTGAGCCCGTGCCGGCGGACTACACCTCTCTGAAGGTGCACACGCTGCCTCACACGGGCGGTGACACCCTCTGGGCCAACGGCTACGAGGTGTACGACCTGCTCTCGGCCCCCTTCAAGAAGCTCCTCGAGGGTCTCCGCGGCCACTTCTTCGGTTACGAGTTTGTCGACTCGGCCCTCCGTCACGGTTACAACCTTCACGCGGGCCCCCGTGGTGCGGCTGACAACGTTGGCCAGAGCCTTTCGACTGAGCACCCTCTTGTGCGTACCAACCCGGTCACCGGCTGGAAGTCGGTGTTCGGCATTGGCCACCACTTTGACCGCGTGCTTGACGTGACGCGTGACGAGAGCGACATGCTCAAGCGCTATGTGCGTGACCTTGTCACGCAGAACCATACTACTCAGCTGCGCTACCGCTGGGGCAAGAACGACCTTGCGATCTGGGACAACCGTTCGACCTTCCACGCGGCTACGCCTGATTACTTTGAACTTGGTGCTCGCTCTGGCGTGCGTGCTGTTTCGTGCGGTGAGCGCCCTTACTACGACCCCAACAGCTCCTCGCGTCGCGAGGACCTCAAGGGCAAACTTGTCTAAAGTGTTATATACCATTTTGTAGTTTTAACGATGTTTCCGTGCTCATGTGTCCCTTCCCGCGGCCTTTTTTTGGGCTTGAATGTTCTGCGTGAGGAGTTACGACGCATGCTATGTATAACTCCATGACTCGTGATTTCGAACTGCACCTGGGAGCGAAAACAAGAATCACCCCACAGGAATGCCAAGCGAGAGGGCGTAATTACGACTTTGACCTGCAGGCCGGACATAAAGGTGGCGGATAATGAACGCCAAATAATGAGTCACCTTAAATGCGGCGAATGGGCCATATGCGTATTGGGCACTTAAATACCCAGGGACCAGCAAGGGCCATCCTCATGGATACTCTTGCTCCCTTCTCTGGTAGGGTGCCAGTAGTGGAGCGCGCAAAGCGCCTTCCAGTGATGTCCTCGGCTTGCACGTTAGAACGTCACTTGTGGCTCTTGCAATGCTTCGACATGCTGCACCAACAAGTTACCGCAGATGCCCCACCGTCCTACGACAATATGCCCAAAAGAGACGGCGTGAGCTGGGATGCTTTTGTACACAAAGCCATGTTCCGCACCGTTGCCTATGCCAAGCACGTCTTGCCCAAGACAGATTCAGAAAAGCCCGTGCGAGTGCAACCTGACTTGCTTCCCCCCTTGGACGTCGCGTTCATTTGGTGTACGTACATTGATTGTTAACAGTAGATACATACCTTACGCATCCTCTTCGATACCAAGAAGATGTTCTACGCTCTACGAGCTGTGCTACGTTGGGCCAGTATCAGTACCCGCTGTGTCCACTGGTAGACGTTTTGGATGTGTCGAGCTGGACATTGTATGCTCCGGATGCCACGAAGCAGTTTGAGGAATTAACCGGGATGCCATTCAATCCATTAGAGAAGGATACAAGTGAAGCTGCCGATGGATGCCCCATGATCTGCCCCTACTGCTCTACCTCGAACTTGGTCTCCTGGATGACGGTTGGTTCGGATTGGACCGCAACTTGCCAAGAATGTTTTAAGCAATATGCGCGAAGTAACGTCCTTGGTTTCCAGTTTATTCATGAACTCACACGTTGGGCCGAAGGCGGTAATGACCGGGACGGATACCGGCTGCGTGGCGGCGTTGTCAGCCGGGCGGGGGAAAAGAGCAAAGATTCCCATATGGAGGTTCTGATGCGTATTGTCAAACACGAGCGTTCCATTTTGATTGCAAACACGGACAAGAATGGCAAACTGTTGAAGGACTACTATACGGACCGTTTTGGTAAGATCCATTCGGGTCTGTTGGCACCCACAGAACTAGGTATGGCCAATTCGTACGATATTGATCGAATTGAGCGCAATGTCTTGCATATCATGCGTGATTCGACTCCAGAGCGAAGTCGCAGTCAAGAAAGGGATCTGGAGAAAACTGTCGCTGCCGTGTTTTGCTACTATCGCAAAGCAAACCCGGTCGTGGACATGAGCTTTGATGTGGCCCGTGCGACACAGCGCACCCTAGATTTGATTGTGGCGGTCAAGAAAAATAATTGGCTCCTTGCTCCAGCAACTGCACCTCATACTTTTTGTGCTCGTCGGTACTGTGCCTGGCTCAGTTTGGTGCGCTTTGCTCGTCGTTCACTCGAAACAACTCGCGACATTCAGTTCGCATGGTACAGCCACATGTTGTGCCCCGATTACAGAAATGACTGTGCCCGCCATGTGGGATTCATTGTTGACAATGCCCCAGAAGAGGAACCTTTAGTGAACGCATTCTCCATGGTTCCTACGGCTGAGCTGTGGAAAAATGTCTACGGACAACCTATGGTAACGAGTCTTCCCGGCGAGCTGACATCGAAAGCGGAGTGCTCTCGGACCAGAGGCTTTCTGCGGGCTGTTTGGGACAATTTAACTTAATCGCTTGGCTTCGACCTTTTTTTTAAGAAAAAAAAAGAAAAGCCCTTCAAAACTGGTGCGAGAGGCAAAGGAATGGAGCCTACGTCTTTATTATGCAACATGCTTACCACTGGCCTGGCGGTGATCGTTCCTTTCTCAATGGAATACTCAAGCGATGCCAGAGACGACATGGTTCCATTTGAGCAGCGTTCAAAATCGGTAATAGTACCGTGAAAGTATCCTTGAATGGCTCACTTCTCGGTATGAGATTGTGGATATGGGTGGTATATATGAAGTCGCAAACTGGGTACAATTGGGAATGAAACATATTTAGTATTAAGTACCTGTGATGGAAGTATTGCCTAAGAATAATCAGTCGCCTATGTTATATCTTTTGTAcgtccgaggccgagtTACTGGAAAACAGAATATTGAAAATGGTACTATGTTCAAGTTATAACGCGTCAAATTGGTATATTTTGGTCCTTAGAAAGGGCTGTCCTTATTCTGCCAGATGACTCGACAGAGACCGTCCGCCCAGGGAGTGTAAGGTGGCACGTGCGAAGTGCGGAGGTGATTTGGCATTTGTGCGTTTCGTCGCCATTCCACCTGCCACATTAAAAGCCTTCCTTGTGTCGTTTGCGGCACATTCAAGCAGTTTCAGTGGCCTCCATTGCCTTGAGTAGCTTCTGGCTTGTATCAGTGTGCATGGATTGAAGACGCTCCTTCCAAAAGACCCAGCGCTCTTTGCTGAATCCGGGTGCGCCCTTCCAGAGATCACCACCCTTTGCGATTGCCGAAGATCCGCCGTGCTGTTTGCCGTCGTTGTACAGTTCCTTGCCTGCGCCATCCACCCACGCAATGAGAGCCTggaggcgcgcatcgaggtcCTTTGGCTCCTTCTCTTCTTCCAGGACACCACGGAACAGAACTACTGCAAACATGAGTGTGTTTGCAACATGAGCGTGGGCGCACTTGGCAAACATGGCCGAAATGTTGATGAGCTGTTCGGGCTTGGCCTCATTGTCATACACTAGGGTCAGCACGATAGGACATACGTTGGAAGCTCTCGCGCATCGACCAGGGAAGACGAGGAAGGTCTCCCCAGAGCTTCTGGTCATCAATAGTGCCTACATCGTGCTTCTGCAACGCCTGCACCAGAGCAATCAAGCGGTCCTGGGCATCGGCGTGGTGCGCAGCACAGTCGAACCACTGGTTCCAAAATTTAAACGGATCCTCCGTCGCCTTGGCCACGGCTTCCGCGGCAGCATTCACGTCTTCGCCTTGTAACACCCGATTCAATGCGCCATCCATCGTGGTAAGATGCGCGTGTCGAGTACCTTGCGTCGGACTATCTTTAGGCGTCCAAACCCGGGGTAGACTCCGCGCacgtgcgctcggcgtttGTAACTCTCCTATTCGGCGTACCAAGTAGGATGCTATATAGCTAGCCGAGATTCGTCTGTCAAACCTCACACCCTCCATAATGAAGTTCGCTGTTGCCCTTACTCTCGCCTtcgccggcctcgccgctgcCTCGCCCATTGTCCGCCGCGACACCATTGCTCACTGCGGTCAGAGCACCGGCGGTGACATTGACGTCGACCAGATCCGCTCGCAGGTCGAGAACGCGCCCACCCAGAGCACTGGTGGTCACAGCTACCCCCACCAGTTCTACAACTACGAGAAGATCCCCCTGTCGAGCGACTGCGACGGTGCTTCGATGATGCTTGAGCTCCCCATCTTCGCCGACGGCCACCCCTACAAcctgcagcacggcgagcagccCGGTGCTGTGCGCGCCATCTACTCGGCTGACAACAACGCCCTTTGCGCTGTTGTCGCCCACAACAACAACAACGGCGACTTCCACCTCTGCTCTACCAACTAAACGCGCATTTAGGTCCCTTGCACACGCAACAAGTTTTATTCATGTTTGAAATCGTACCCTTTTACCCTTACGAACTTTCTTAGTTATCCTATACCTATCTAGTGTTTGAAGCTACCAATCATTGTTGAGGGAACAACACAGCCTCAGCAGTTGATCTCGCACACTCCTCACGAACCAAAAACATTCCCGTCCATGTTGGCACGTGTATACGTTCACACGGGGGCACAAGCAGACGAGCCTATTAATAAAATGAAGCAAAAATagcgcagcggcggtgGTGGCAGCGACGACAACGGTAATGAGAACGGTGATGGCGACGGTAATGGCGACGGTGATGGCGGCGGCAACTCCTCCACACAGGAGTGTGACCTCAAGAACGGCCGTTAGATCCGCGCGTAGTGTTCCTTAATAACGATAGCTATGGACCTTGGCCTCATTTCCCATGCTCTCCTATGTAGTGCAATCCATCGTTGGTGTGAACTTGGGAATTTGTCGACCACATATTTGCGGAGATCAGCGTACATTGATCTTGACAGGGACCAATCTCAAAGGATCACATCGTTTGCAGAGTCGTCTCTATAGAGGGTGAGTTGTATTATGGATCAGGAGCCAAGGCTAAAAATAAAATAAAATGGGGAATTGCCGCTTAGATGCTGCAGAAGACCTGTATAACCACACGATATAGCGAATGGAGGCGCAAACGAAACCATACACAGTATGAATGGGCAGAGTATAGACGAAACTATTGCACCTGCTTGGCGTAGTTGCGACTCCACATCCCAAATTGGCACAATTTAATCAATTATGGATTTCCTTCCTGAGGTAGACTATATCGGGCTATACTGATCGGGAATCCTTCCCACGAACAAATTGCATTCAGGCACAGCCCCGTCCGTACCTCGCAGTGCATCATGTTCGTTGTTAGCGGTCAGCACAAGCTGGGAGGCGTGGTGAGGGTATGGAGTAGTCATAGACAGCATCAGAATGCGTTGTCAACTATGGAGCCACATTTGTGACCCGCTTTTCATTGTACGGCTGACTTTACACATGTCAACATCGCAGCACTTGTTGATAGATCTAATACGGAATACTGAAGCCTAAGGTATACACGGTCCTGTCGTTTATCCGAAGGCGAACACTCTGAATGATTGGATAGTACCGATCCTCGTGCTCACCATTGTCGCTCAGATTGGCAAGTACGACTACCTGGAGTCATCTGATGCTAGTGACGCTGACAGAAATTGGCGCAGCATGTTCCGATGTATCCTAGTCTAGTGCCTGTCGCTCGGGCACAGTCCAATGGCAATTCGAATACATCCGTGTTGGGGCACGGTATTCCGCCTGCTAGACCAGTTCGTGTCCCGCTCAGTTTTTGCCGAATAACCCCCGTGCATAGAAGGCACAGAGTAATTGTTTGGACGATTTTCGCGTATCACACCGTGAATCGAACATGGGGAAATGCTTACGCAATGGCCTATCACAGGGGGGACTCCCAGAAAACTCATCAAGTATTGGCTGAATTATTACTAATTCTGAGAATGCCACTCCTCACCCTACAAAGGTTTCAGGACCCCCGACTGGCGAGAAACTGTTTGACAAGTGCTTGGCGCCCTAGGGAGAACATATATAGAAGAAAGTAGTCACAGTATTGAATTCCACCACCACCAAAATGTTCAAGCTCACTGCCATTGCTGTCCTTGCTCTTGCTGCCGTTGCCAGCGCTTCGCTCGACTGCAAGCCTCACGGCTCGCAGCAGGAGCTCAGcgctctcggcgagcacagTGTGAAGCACTTTGCTTTTGATGGAGGCAAGCTTAAGGAGGGAGACAAGGGCGAGAAGCTGCAGTTCTACGAGTGCAAGGCGCCGAAGCACTTCACGGGCACGAACGAAAACGCCGTCTTCGGCCAGCTCCGCAGCACTTCCGAGAAGAACAAGTGTGTGACTAGCGGCAACTACTTCGTTACCGCTCCGGGTCCCATTGGCGGCCACACTTTCAAGAGCCTTCCCAAGGGTGCCTCGCCCGCCGTTACCCTGCAGGACTGTGCCGAGTCCGGTGATAAGCTCCGCCAGCAGTGGTTCGGTCTTACCAGCCTTAAGAAGGGTTGCAAGCCGATCTACTTCGCCGGTGAGGAGGAGGATGTCGCTGCTCCTACGATTGGCTCTCGCAACGGTGGCGTGTCGTTCTCGCCGATGTCCGACGAGGGCCCTTCGTCGATTGCCATGTTCTCGGCTGCCGACTCGTGCTAATTTCCAAACTTTGATATGGTCAAAGAAGATTCGTTGCTCACAGAATATATGATGTGCTTGAATCTTACTATAGTCAACACACTTCGACGTCTAGAAATTTGTTTTGATCGTGTATAGAAGACGAGATCACGAGTGATTTCAGTAGGTTGGCTCCAGAAAGGTGCGGAGCATGCTGATTACTACGATCTCTGGCCCGTGCGAGATGTTTGGGAGCGAGTTTCCGCGATCGCCGCATATCCTTGTGAGACTGGCAAAATGCTATACTATGAGGGCGGTAAATGTATGCCATGTGCACTTCGGCCACAGGTTGCGTTAAAGACAGGCACCACATAGCATCCTCGGAAATCCGAAACACTAACTGGGACGCTGGGACAGGCAAGTCCGACACATAAAACCAAAGAAGGCTCAGGTTACAAATTTACCCTCATGCCAAGACGTCAGCACGCAGTGCCTACTCCGAACATCGTGCAATGGGAAACTATTTAAGAGACAGAGGGTAGGCAAAGACATCGGTACGGGAACCAAACTCACTTGTTTATTCTGTTACGACTAAAACAACTATGAAGATGCACATGAAGATTGGAATGATTGTGTCTGCGTTGCTGGCCGTCGCGATGACTGCGCCGGTGGAAAAGAAGAAAGCAGACAAATGCCAAGACCTCTAAGAAGGGAAGCTGGTTGTACCGCTTCCTTTTACGAGTAACGTTTCAGGGATGAAGTTGAGCAGTAATACGGTCAATGCGTACGGCGGTAAACTGCTGGAGTTGAAGCACCATGAATCCGAAGTGGAGGTTGTATTTTCGAAGTGCAAGAGCAAGCATCAAGGTGTACTTTCAGTGAAGGGCGAGAAAGACAAGCGTGTGCTGCATTCGCCCAGGAAAGGAGAGAAAGGAGAACAGGAATTTGAAGTGTTGTATGTCGGAGATTGCAAAAAGACGACGGAAGGACTGTTTCATCTGTCTGGGGTCGCGGGTCAACGTGCAAACCTTGAACCTTACAGGCAAGATGGGAAGACTCTATTTCCTGAATTACTTTTTGAGGATATTGAAGGTGAAGAGAAGGTCGCTATGATGGAGGAATCAAACAAA
This sequence is a window from Malassezia japonica chromosome 5, complete sequence. Protein-coding genes within it:
- a CDS encoding uncharacterized protein (EggNog:ENOG503NVMZ; COG:C); its protein translation is MEYTNLGNSGLKISRVILGCMTFGSDKWQDWVMNEDESLPIFEHAYKMGLNTWDTADAYSNGKSEEIVGKALKKYNIPRNRVVLLTKCFFAVNEDSEDAVLMEKNDGAYVNRMGLSRKHIFDAVEASVKRLGTYIDVLQIHRLDRETPSEEIMKALNDVIEKGWVRYIGASSMSAWEFQRLQNVAEKHGWHKFISMQNFYNLLYREEEREMIPYCKASGVGVIPWYAVAAGVLTRPWGDNSTDRAQKDGMMKMIMSANSSASDHEIVNRVEELSKKKGVDMAQISIAWLLSKGVNPLLGLSKPERIDQAVEALKVKLTEDEVKYLDEPYQAKPVANVNG
- a CDS encoding versiconal hemiacetal acetate reductase (EggNog:ENOG503NVMZ; COG:C) → MEYANLGNSGLKVSRVILGCMTFGSKQWVDWILDEEESLPIFEHAYKMGINTWDTADVYSNGKSEEIVGKALKKYNIPRNRVVLLSKCFFPVNEDGDEPLFGQKNDGPLVNLSGLSRKHIFDAVEASVKRLGTYIDVLQIHRLDRETPSEEIMKALNDVIEKGWVRYIGASSMLAWEFQRLQNVAEKHGWHKFISMQNLYNLIYREEEREMIPYCKATGVGIIPWYAVAAGILTRPWDDHSTERAQKDDFMKSIMRRTSTSADHEVVNRVEELAKKKNVAMAQISIAWLLSKGANPLLGLSKPERIDQAVEALKVKLTDDEVKYLEEPYQPKPVVGVGL
- a CDS encoding uncharacterized protein (EggNog:ENOG503NTVZ; COG:E) produces the protein MAPAAEVLPSFEATPAPTKGAKVAAPTAPQSDSSIGPRAPLQVSGLLDSLYEFDELTPGLGRTYPTLQLSDLVHHEKADELIRDLAIIISRRGVVFFKNQDLSPEDQKFVTDRLGHLTGKPASSGLHIHPVYNAEREGKDQIVDEKGTSNKDNEISVISSNLHRQLDVGPRSGADEWHSDIAFEPVPADYTSLKVHTLPHTGGDTLWANGYEVYDLLSAPFKKLLEGLRGHFFGYEFVDSALRHGYNLHAGPRGAADNVGQSLSTEHPLVRTNPVTGWKSVFGIGHHFDRVLDVTRDESDMLKRYVRDLVTQNHTTQLRYRWGKNDLAIWDNRSTFHAATPDYFELGARSGVRAVSCGERPYYDPNSSSRREDLKGKLV
- a CDS encoding uncharacterized protein (COG:G; EggNog:ENOG503NXCJ), which encodes MDGALNRVLQGEDVNAAAEAVAKATEDPFKFWNQWFDCAAHHADAQDRLIALVQALQKHDVGTIDDQKLWGDLPRLPWSMRESFQLYDNEAKPEQLINISAMFAKCAHAHVANTLMFAVVLFRGVLEEEKEPKDLDARLQALIAWVDGAGKELYNDGKQHGGSSAIAKGGDLWKGAPGFSKERWVFWKERLQSMHTDTSQKLLKAMEATETA
- a CDS encoding ribotoxin (COG:G; EggNog:ENOG503PFB6; SECRETED:SignalP(1-17)), whose amino-acid sequence is MKFAVALTLAFAGLAAASPIVRRDTIAHCGQSTGGDIDVDQIRSQVENAPTQSTGGHSYPHQFYNYEKIPLSSDCDGASMMLELPIFADGHPYNLQHGEQPGAVRAIYSADNNALCAVVAHNNNNGDFHLCSTN
- a CDS encoding uncharacterized protein (SECRETED:SignalP(1-18)); protein product: MFKLTAIAVLALAAVASASLDCKPHGSQQELSALGEHSVKHFAFDGGKLKEGDKGEKLQFYECKAPKHFTGTNENAVFGQLRSTSEKNKCVTSGNYFVTAPGPIGGHTFKSLPKGASPAVTLQDCAESGDKLRQQWFGLTSLKKGCKPIYFAGEEEDVAAPTIGSRNGGVSFSPMSDEGPSSIAMFSAADSC